Within the Acidobacteriota bacterium genome, the region GCGGCCCGGTGACGATCGACAGCGGAGTCGTGCTGTTCGAGGTGGTGGAAAAGACGGTATTCGATCCGGCGAAATTCGCCGAGGAGAAGGCGAACCTGATCGAAGAGCTCAGATCGAAAGAGAGTGCGGAGCTGCGGGATGCGATGCTCGACGAGCTGCGCCAGCGAGCGAGGCTGGAGGTCAACCAGTCCTTGCTCGAGGGGCAGGATCGCGCCGGGCAGGACCACGCCGGGCACGGCCACATTTGACCGAGCCGCTCGCACCGCTTCAGGAACCATCGATCCGTGTCCTGATGATGCCGCGCGACACGAACGCGCACGGAACGATTTTCGGCGGCGTCATCCTCTCCTACATCGATCAGGCGGGAGCGATCGAAGCGAGACGGCAGGGGGCACGGCTGGTCGTGACCGTGTCGATGGACCGGGTCGTGTTTCACGAGCCGGTTCAGGTTGGAGACCTGGTCAGCTTCTACACCGAGGCCATACGGATCGGCCGTTCGTCGGTGACCGTCAAAGTGGTGGTGAAAGCCGCGCGCGCAGAGACCGACATGGCGACCGTGACGGTCACGGAGGCGCAGGTCGTCTACGTGAATCTCGACGAGAGCCGCAGACCATCTCCCATCACACGCGCATGATAGACTCCCGCTCCTTCCAGGGCGGGTCTTCCGCTCGAGCAATCCACAATCTTTCCGGGAGTTGATCGATCTTGACTGACAAAGGGAGCAACGTCGTACTCAGCGGTCTTCGGCCGACGGGTCCGGTGCATCTCGGCAACTACTTTGGCGCGATTCGAAACTGGGTCCGGCTCCAGGATGAGGGCGTTTACGACTGCTTCTACGTCGTGGTCGACTGGCATGCTCTCACCTCCGATTACGCGGACCCTGGTCATATCCGTCAGGCCGTTTTCGAAGCGACCGCCGACTGGCTCGCTGCCGGACTCGATCCCTCCCGATCGACGATCTTCCTTCAGAGCGAGGTCAAGGAGCATGCGGAGCTTCACCTGCTGCTGTCGATGGTCACGCCACTGCCCTGGCTCGAGCGGGTTCCCACCTTCAAGGAACAGCAACAGCAGCTCGCCGAGAAAGATCTGAATACCTACGGCTTTCTCGGCTATCCGCTGCTCCAGACGGCCGACATCATCATCTACAGGGCCGGCCACGTTCCGGTCGGGGAGGATCAGGCCGTGCATCTCGAGCTCTCGCGGGAGATCGTCCGGCGCTTCAACAACTTTTACGGGCCCGTTTTCCCCGAGCCTCAGGCCCTTTTCACCGAAACGCCGAAGGTTCCCGGGACCGACGGAAGGAAGATGTCGAAGTCGTACGGCAACACGATTCCTCTCACTGCACCGGAGGAGGAGATCCGCGCGATCGTGGCGAATCTCTTCACCGATCCGAACAGGATCCGGCGGACCGATCCAGGCAATCCCGACATCTGCAATCTCTTTCAGTTCCACAAAATCTTCACCGACGAGGAGACGCGGGACCGCGTCGATCGCGAGTGCCGGGCGGCCGAGATCGGATGCGTCCAGGACAAGAAGCTCCTCGCCGACATCATGGTCGAGGCACTCGCGCCGATCCGCGCCCGCCGCGAAGAGCTCGACCGCAACCCGTCGTACGTGTGGGACGTGCTCCGGGACGGAAGCAAACGCGCCCGGCAGCGCGCCGCGGAAACGCTCGAAATGGTTCGCTCGTCGATGTCGCTTTCCTATCCGGAGCTGCGCCGATGACAGGAGTGGACCGCGTCGAACAACCGATCGCCGGAACCGGCCGGGGGGAACAGTCGCCACCGGATGAGGCGTCGTATCGGGTTACTCTGCCGGCATTCGAGGGCCCTCTCGATCTTCTCCTTCATCTCATCAGGAAACACGAGATCGACATCTACGACATCCCGATCGTTCTGATCACCGATCAGTACAACGCGTACCTCGGGGCGATGGAAGAGCTCGATCTCGAGATCGCGGCCGATTATCTCTACATGGCCGCGCTGCTGGTGCACATCAAATCGAAGATGCTGCTCCCCGCGCGGGAGAGCGGCGAAGACGAGGGGGAACAGGAAGACCCACGCGCCGAGCTCGTCCGGCGGCTCGTCGAATATCAGAAGTACAAGGCGGTGGCCGAGACGTTTGCCGAGATCGACGTTGTCCGGATCGGGGTGTGGAGCCGGCCGGTGGCAATGAAGCCGGATCCGGGGGAGGAAACGCCCGAGCTCGACATGAGCGAAGTCTCGCTTTTCGATCTCGTCGGTGCGTTTCACACGGCGATGCAGCGCTACAGGAGCGCGCATCCGGCACCTCTCGAGCTGAGACGCTCCGTTCATCGGATCTCCGACAAGATGAACGAGCTGATGTCGGCGGTCGCGCAAGCCTCCGAGCCGATCGGGCTTCTCTGGTTCCTCGAGGGACGCGATCGCCCGGAGCTCGTCGCGATTTTTCTCGGCATGCTCGAGCTCGTCCGCCTCGGCGGCATATCCATCAGGGAGGATTCGCGTCGCGGTCTCGTGATTCACCGCACCGGCCGGGAGATCACAGTCGATCAGCTTTCTGCTTTCGAGGACGCCTGAGAGTATGGTGAGGATTTATGAATGAAAATGAGATTCGTGCCGCGATCGAAGCCATCTTGCTCGCCTCGGCTGAGCCGGTCTCGCTGGCCGAGCTGACCAATGCGATCGGAGACACCGACCTGTCCGCCGTGGACGCGCAGATCTCCGAGATCGAACGACGTTCCGGGGAGCACTTCGGCGGCATCCGGCTCGAAAGGGTCAGCGGCGGATTCAGGTTCGCAACCAGACCGGAGTACGACCCTTACCTTCGGAAATTCTTCGAGAAAAGGCGCGAGAACCGACTGTCGATTGCATCCCTCGAGACGCTCGCGATCGTAGCGTATCGCCAGCCGATCACCGGGCCGGAAATCTCCGAGCTCCGCGGAGTGAACTCGTCGGGTGTTCTCCGAACGCTCCTCGACAAGAAGCTCATCCGGATCGCCGGTCGGAAGAATGTCGTCGGGAGCCCTTTTCTCTATCGGACGACCAGCGAATTTCTGATGCATTTCGGCCTGGAGAAGATTCAGGACCTCCCGGATCTCGAGGAGTTCGGTCAGCTGGTCGGAGAAATGGTCGAGGGAGAGCTCCTCCTCTCCGGTCTCAATACATCGGACGGGATCAGCGAAGTCCCCTTCGAGGACGATTCCGAGGAGCCTTCAGCGGAAGAGATGTTCGAGGAAGACGAGATCACCGAACCGACGGAGGACGGCGCCCACGACGAAGAAGACTCCGAACGGAAGGAGTCCGCTACCCCGGTCGTCGCTGGTGATGGTGAGAAGGATGGCTGAGGAACGAGTCCAGAAGCTCATCGCCCGAGCAGGGCTCGCGTCGCGTCGTGAGGCGGAGGATCTCATCCGGTCGGGCGAGGTCACGGTCAATGGCGAAGTCGCCGAGCTCGGGACGAAGGCAGATGCGGTCCGTGACCACATCAAGGTTCGTGGAAAGCTGCTGCGACCCCCCGAGGAGAAGCGTTATGTTCTTCTCAACAAGCCGCAGGGTTACGTGACGACTATGTCGGACCCGGAGGAACGGCCGACGGTGGTCGATCTCGTCGGGCCGCTTCGGGAGCGGCTCTTCCCCGTTGGCAGGCTCGACTTCAATTCCGAGGGGTTGCTGCTGCTCACCAACGACGGCGAGCTGGCCGATCGGCTGACGCATCCGCGATACGGCTGCTCGAAGCTCTACCGGGTGAAAGTGCAGGGGAGTCCGGACGAAGCGACGCTCGAGAAGCTTCGTCGCGGAATCCGGCTCGAGGACGGGACAAAGACGAGACCGTGCCGGATCGAGCGCGTGCGGCGCGGCCGGACAGCGGACTCCTCCAATGCCTGGCTCGAGGTCACCCTCACCGAAGGAAAGCAGCAGCAGATCCGTCGGATGTTCGATCTCGTTGGCCACCGGGTCATGCGACTCCGCCGGATCGCGATCGGAGGGCTTCGCGATCCGAAACTTCCGCGGGGGCAATGGCGCGATCTCTCCCCCGACGAGGTGGCCCTTCTCACGACTGAACCGAAGAAACCGGTGCCGCGAGATCCCGGCGGCAGAGGAAAGTCCGGGAAGAGAGGACCCGGGAGGGGGAAGGCGGTCTCAGCCGGACCAAAACGGAAGGCTTCCTCCGGTGGTCGGTCGAAGGGGCGGGATTCGAAGGCGAAAAGTCGTTCTCCCAGGGCGGGGTCGGGGAAACCCGCCGGGCGGAGCGCGGGGACAAAGGGCGCCCGGAAGCCGCGAGGACGGAAGTGATCATCGTCGCCATCGACGGGCCATCCGGTGTCGGGAAGTCGAGCACGAGCAGGGCGGTCGCCCGCCGGCTGGCCATTCCGCACATCGATACCGGAGCGATGTACCGCGCGGTTGCACTCCGCGTGATCGAAGCGGGAATCGATCCATCGGACGAGATCGGTGTCGTCGATCTCGCTTCGCGCACAACCGTCGATTTCGAGACCCGGAACGGCGAGAACGAAGTGGTCGCCGACGGGGAAAATGTGGCGGGAAAGATCCGGACACCGGAGGTCAGTCTGGTTGCGAGCACAGTTTCGGCTCACCCCGGCGTGCGTCGAAGGCTCGTCGCACTGCAGCAGGAGATCGGCAGAAGATCGGGGGGGGTGCTGGAAGGGCGGGACATCGGAACGAAGGTGTTTCCCGATACACCCCACAAGTTCTTTCTGACGGCGAGCCCGGAGGTGAGAGCGGGTCGTCGCTGGCGGGAGCTGAAGCAGAAGGGTGTGGACGCTTCGCTCGAAGAGGTTCTCTCGGATCAGGAGAGACGGGACCGGCAGGATTCTACGCGAGTCGACTCACCTCTGACGGTCAATGAAACGTACCGGGTGATCGATACCTCGGAGATGACCGTGGAGGAAGTCGTCGACGTGATCGTCGAATCGGTCGGCGATGCAGGCTGAGAGAGGATTGTCGGGACTTGCGCGATGTCCCCACCACCGGGAGGGCGAGGCGCCTGCCGAGCCGCACCGTCTCGAGCTTGCCCGAATCAAACCTGAAACCCACGACGTCCCATCCCCCCGGGAGGGCGAGGCGCCTGCCGAGCCGCACCGTAGCGAGCTTGCCTGAATCAACCCTGAAACCCAGGACGTCCCATCCCCCCGGGAGGGCGAGGCGCCTGCCGAGCCGCACTGTCTCGAGCTTGCCCGAATCAAACCTGAAACCCACGACGTCCCATCCCCCCGGGAGGGCGATGCGCCTGCGAGCCGCCCCGTAGCGAGCTTGCCTGAATCAACCCTGAAACCCGCGACGTTCCATTCCACCGGGAGGGCGATGCGCCTGCCGAGCCGCCCCGTAGCGAGCTTGCCTGAATCAATCATCGCGGCCGCCTCTGCCGAGCCTCGACAGGTCCCGACCAACGGCCCGAATTCCACACGATCCGGTGCATCTCTCCCTGAAACGGCCATGCGTCAGGGTCGTTCACCAAAGCTTTTCGCACGGGGTTCCACCGCACGTACTCCCACCGGTCGGCATAATGAGACTCACTCCTGATGCGAGTGTCCCATTCGCCGCTCTGCATACGTATCCCCGTTCGACGCGTGACGAGACTTTTCCAGAACATGACCCAACGAGTGAAATCGTGCTCCGCCGAGGTCGGTGCGCAGAAGTAGTGAATGTGGTCGGGCATGATGACAAATCGCCCGACGAGGAAACGGTCAGCCTCTTCCCAGCATTCGACCAGGCTCTCCATGAACGCCTCGTTGGCGAGGATGGGACGTCTGTCGCGCACGCAAACCGTATCGAGAATGATCGTTGGCTGATCATCGCGCCACGATACCCCTCGAGCGGGTCGGCGGCGGTGGGGCAACTTTGCCATGATTCAGGATACCTCGGGGGTGGGGGACAATTGCGCCAGTTCGTCGCGGTGCGGCTCGGCAGGCGCCTCGCCCTCCCGGTGAGATGTTTCATCGCGCCAGTTCGTCGCGGTGCGGCTCGGCCGGCGCCTCGCCCTCCCGGTGAGATGTTTCATCGCGCCAGCTTGTCACGGGGCGGCTCGGCGGGCGCCTCGCCCTCCCGGTGAGATGTTTCATCGCGCCAGCCCGTCGCGGTGCGGCTCGGCGGGCGCCTCGCCCTCCCGGTGATGGGGGAGATTGCGCAACCTCGTCAGTTGAACCGGATTGCCTATTCTTCGTCGGGAGCCGGGACGGCGTCGATGATGCGCGGATCGAGGCCGTTCCACTTTTCGAGGTACTCCCGCCGCTCGGTCTTGTACCGGTCCGCGAGGCCGAGATACTCGTCGATCCGGTTCTGCCTCTCGTAGAGCCGTTTCGGTTTCAGGAAATCGAGATCCTCCCCTTCGAAGCCGGGAACGGAGCGGGCGATCTGATAGCCGAACTCCTCGTCGACCTCCCATTCGATCGTCCCCTCGGCGATTGCCTCCACGATGGCGCTGGAATGCCGGATCTTCACTTTCTTCGATCGTTCGTCGTTCTCGCCCCCTCCGATCCTTCCCGTATTCATCAGGTAGACGTCCATCGGGGATCCTTCGAAGAGCTCGAGGAAACGGTTGCCCTGGAGAGCGTGGAGAAGAGGGAAGAACGGATTGGTTCCCGGAACGCGCAGGCTCTTGCCAGCTTCGGCAGCTCCACCGGCGCTCGTTCCCTTGGTCTCGCCGAGCATGAAGAAAGCCGCAGCCGTGGCTCCCTCGAGTTTGGCCACGGCGGGAATGATGTTCTCGTTCCGGTTGAGAATGAGGAGAAAGTCCGCCTTGTCGATCTCGCGGGCATCGGCGCTGCCGGCGACGTCGGCCATCCGGATGACGGCGCGACCGTTCTGCGTGTAGCTGGTGTCGAAGAAATCGACCTTTCCGTCCTTGTCCATCGAGACATTCTCGAGCCAGGCGGAGGGCTGGGTGACCGCGTCGTAGATGGTCGGCTCGTCGTCGCGGCTCAGCCCGAACGTCTTGGCGAAGCAGCCGTTCTCGGTGGCGACGATCTTACCTCCCGGCATCAGGGCGACGAAGTCGTCCTGGACCGGTGACGAGTCGTTCTGTTTCGTGAAGGTCGTCGTCGTCTTTCCCGTGCCCGACAGACCGACGATGAGTCCGGTTTTCTTGTTTCCGTCGACCGGGATCACCTTGCATCCGGCGTGGAGCGGCAGGCCGCCTCTGTCGTACATCATCCGGTTCCACATCCGGAGGCCCCCCTTTTTCGATTCGCCGAAGTAGTCCGAATTGAATACCCGGGTGATATTCGCGGAGAGGTCGACCGCAATCAGCCGGTCCTCGGGGTAGCCCTCCATTTTGAGATTCGGGGTGTAAATCACCTGGACAGCGGGCTCGAACGACTCGAGGTCTTCCTCCGAAGCGGGGTAGTAGAGGATCTGCTGCATCGCCGCGATGTTGGCGTGGGACTTTTCGATGATCAGCCTCGCCGGGGTCCGGTATTCCGGGTCGTTCCCGATGTAGCCCTCGATGACGATCATCTCCCGATCGCGGACGTATTTGTCCTGCAGCGCGGCGACCCGGTCGTATTCGTTTCGTGTGATGGTCTGATCCGAATGCTCCCGGGACGAGTCGGTTGCGATGAAGGTCGAGAGCTTGCTCCGGGAGGTGACCCGGGTCTCGACGTTGAGGTTGTCGAACTCGGTGACGCGGGCATTCGGCATCGCGGCTGCCATCTCGCGAAGCTCCGACTGGGAAGGGTTCCAGAAGATTTTCTTCGGTTCCACGGGCAGGGTTCTCGACACGGTCGCGTGCTCTGTCATTCAGGTCCTCTCGTTGGGTCCGGGCCGCCTCTGATCCGGGTGAGGGGGGCGCCCAGCGAAAGCGTGAAGTCTATCACCGGAGCGGTTCCGCCGCCCGTTTCAGTGGCATGGCCCCCGGTCCGGTACGGTGGTATTCTTCGCCGCGTGAGCTCGGAGGACATCGGGGAGAACGATCGGGCGCTCCACCCAGCCCTTCTGGAAGGGCGGAGAGTCCTCGAGGTCGAGTCGGCCGCCATCGGAGAGCTCGTCTCCCGGCTCGATGAATCGTTCATTACAGCCGTCGAAATGATCCGTGATGCCAATGGGCGGGTCGTAACCATGGGGATCGGCAAATCGGGAATCATCTGCAGGAAGATCACAGCGACGCTGGCCTCGACCGGAACGCCGTCGCTGTTCCTCCATCCCGCCGAGGCTATTCATGGGGATCTGGGGATGGTGGTGAGGGGGGACGTGGTGCTGGCGGTTTCCAACTCTGGTGAAACCGAGGAGATGGTCAAGCTGGTCGAGCCGATCAAGCGGATCGGTGCGAAGCTGATCTCGATCACGGGGAAGCCGGCCTCGTCGCTGGCGCGGCATGCTGACGTCCACCTGTCGGCGGAGATCAGCCGCGAGGCGTGTCCGCTCGGTCTGGCCCCGACGGCCTCCACGACGGCGTCGCTTGCGCTGGGAGATGCTCTGGCGATGGCGGTGCTCGTCGCGAGAGGGTTCAGAGAGGAGGACTTCGCGTTTCTCCATCCTGGCGGGAAGCTCGGGAAGCGGTTTCTCCGAGTCGTCGACCTGATGCACGCCGGCGACGAGATCCCGGTTGTCGCGGAAGATACGCTGATGCGGGAAGTGATCTACGAGATGTCTCGGAAGGGCTTCGGGATCACGGCGGTGGTCGACGGTGACGGGAAACTGACCGGGGTGATCTCGGACGGCGATCTGAGGCGTCTGCTGGTCGAGGACGAGCGGATGGTGGGGAAGAGGGCCGTCGAGTGCATGCATGGGAATCCCAGAACCATCGATGGCTCAGAGCTGGCATCGGCAGCACTTGCGATC harbors:
- a CDS encoding acyl-CoA thioesterase translates to MMPRDTNAHGTIFGGVILSYIDQAGAIEARRQGARLVVTVSMDRVVFHEPVQVGDLVSFYTEAIRIGRSSVTVKVVVKAARAETDMATVTVTEAQVVYVNLDESRRPSPITRA
- the trpS gene encoding tryptophan--tRNA ligase, translating into MLTDKGSNVVLSGLRPTGPVHLGNYFGAIRNWVRLQDEGVYDCFYVVVDWHALTSDYADPGHIRQAVFEATADWLAAGLDPSRSTIFLQSEVKEHAELHLLLSMVTPLPWLERVPTFKEQQQQLAEKDLNTYGFLGYPLLQTADIIIYRAGHVPVGEDQAVHLELSREIVRRFNNFYGPVFPEPQALFTETPKVPGTDGRKMSKSYGNTIPLTAPEEEIRAIVANLFTDPNRIRRTDPGNPDICNLFQFHKIFTDEETRDRVDRECRAAEIGCVQDKKLLADIMVEALAPIRARREELDRNPSYVWDVLRDGSKRARQRAAETLEMVRSSMSLSYPELRR
- a CDS encoding segregation/condensation protein A, translating into MTGVDRVEQPIAGTGRGEQSPPDEASYRVTLPAFEGPLDLLLHLIRKHEIDIYDIPIVLITDQYNAYLGAMEELDLEIAADYLYMAALLVHIKSKMLLPARESGEDEGEQEDPRAELVRRLVEYQKYKAVAETFAEIDVVRIGVWSRPVAMKPDPGEETPELDMSEVSLFDLVGAFHTAMQRYRSAHPAPLELRRSVHRISDKMNELMSAVAQASEPIGLLWFLEGRDRPELVAIFLGMLELVRLGGISIREDSRRGLVIHRTGREITVDQLSAFEDA
- the scpB gene encoding SMC-Scp complex subunit ScpB, giving the protein MNENEIRAAIEAILLASAEPVSLAELTNAIGDTDLSAVDAQISEIERRSGEHFGGIRLERVSGGFRFATRPEYDPYLRKFFEKRRENRLSIASLETLAIVAYRQPITGPEISELRGVNSSGVLRTLLDKKLIRIAGRKNVVGSPFLYRTTSEFLMHFGLEKIQDLPDLEEFGQLVGEMVEGELLLSGLNTSDGISEVPFEDDSEEPSAEEMFEEDEITEPTEDGAHDEEDSERKESATPVVAGDGEKDG
- a CDS encoding rRNA pseudouridine synthase, producing the protein MAEERVQKLIARAGLASRREAEDLIRSGEVTVNGEVAELGTKADAVRDHIKVRGKLLRPPEEKRYVLLNKPQGYVTTMSDPEERPTVVDLVGPLRERLFPVGRLDFNSEGLLLLTNDGELADRLTHPRYGCSKLYRVKVQGSPDEATLEKLRRGIRLEDGTKTRPCRIERVRRGRTADSSNAWLEVTLTEGKQQQIRRMFDLVGHRVMRLRRIAIGGLRDPKLPRGQWRDLSPDEVALLTTEPKKPVPRDPGGRGKSGKRGPGRGKAVSAGPKRKASSGGRSKGRDSKAKSRSPRAGSGKPAGRSAGTKGARKPRGRK
- the cmk gene encoding (d)CMP kinase: MIIVAIDGPSGVGKSSTSRAVARRLAIPHIDTGAMYRAVALRVIEAGIDPSDEIGVVDLASRTTVDFETRNGENEVVADGENVAGKIRTPEVSLVASTVSAHPGVRRRLVALQQEIGRRSGGVLEGRDIGTKVFPDTPHKFFLTASPEVRAGRRWRELKQKGVDASLEEVLSDQERRDRQDSTRVDSPLTVNETYRVIDTSEMTVEEVVDVIVESVGDAG
- a CDS encoding phosphoenolpyruvate carboxykinase; the protein is MTEHATVSRTLPVEPKKIFWNPSQSELREMAAAMPNARVTEFDNLNVETRVTSRSKLSTFIATDSSREHSDQTITRNEYDRVAALQDKYVRDREMIVIEGYIGNDPEYRTPARLIIEKSHANIAAMQQILYYPASEEDLESFEPAVQVIYTPNLKMEGYPEDRLIAVDLSANITRVFNSDYFGESKKGGLRMWNRMMYDRGGLPLHAGCKVIPVDGNKKTGLIVGLSGTGKTTTTFTKQNDSSPVQDDFVALMPGGKIVATENGCFAKTFGLSRDDEPTIYDAVTQPSAWLENVSMDKDGKVDFFDTSYTQNGRAVIRMADVAGSADAREIDKADFLLILNRNENIIPAVAKLEGATAAAFFMLGETKGTSAGGAAEAGKSLRVPGTNPFFPLLHALQGNRFLELFEGSPMDVYLMNTGRIGGGENDERSKKVKIRHSSAIVEAIAEGTIEWEVDEEFGYQIARSVPGFEGEDLDFLKPKRLYERQNRIDEYLGLADRYKTERREYLEKWNGLDPRIIDAVPAPDEE
- a CDS encoding KpsF/GutQ family sugar-phosphate isomerase, coding for MIRDANGRVVTMGIGKSGIICRKITATLASTGTPSLFLHPAEAIHGDLGMVVRGDVVLAVSNSGETEEMVKLVEPIKRIGAKLISITGKPASSLARHADVHLSAEISREACPLGLAPTASTTASLALGDALAMAVLVARGFREEDFAFLHPGGKLGKRFLRVVDLMHAGDEIPVVAEDTLMREVIYEMSRKGFGITAVVDGDGKLTGVISDGDLRRLLVEDERMVGKRAVECMHGNPRTIDGSELASAALAIMENRKITSLFITDDAGRPEGILHIHDLWGIELF